In the genome of Flavobacteriaceae bacterium YJPT1-3, the window GATGCACTTTTAGATGATCGTAACTTTTATCGCATTCATAACAGTTACCTGGTCAATCTTAATTATGTGGATAACATCAACAAGGCAGCAGGGAATTACTGCGAACTGAAATCGGGGAAATCACTTCCAGTTGCCAAACGGCGACAGGAAAGTTTGCAGCGCTTTCTTAAACTCAAGGATTGAGTCAAGCCGCAGAATTTCGCTTTTGCTTGTCTTTTTTGACCAAGATACATTTGTTCACCTCTTCATCTTTCGGGATGTGACAATACTCGGTAAAGCCTAAACCTAAAATCCACTCGCGAGATTCCTTCAATTCGTAATGACCTATGGCATAGACGGGTGTCCTGTTGTTCTTGTCGAAAGTCTTGATGAAGTGAAGTATTTTATAACCCCCAAGGTAATCCCCGTCTACAACCAACTCAGTAAAAATGGCATCAAAGCGCCGCTTTTTGATTAGGGTTTGTGCAGTCTTTAAGGTGGTCACTACCACCACCTCATAGTCTTTTGCCTCTGAATGCATGGATTGCAGCACATTATACCGTTTTCCTATATACATATATCTTTTGGTCATGCCGAACTCTCTTATTTAAATTCACCACAAAATAAAAACAAGTTGATGGGTGTATGTGAGACCAATAAACAAACGGTAAAGCTGGGGAATAAACGGGAAGAGAATCTTAACGGATTGCTAAGTTGTTGATATACATGGGAATAATCTTACATTTTTAGGTCAACTCAGGGTCTTAGCCGTGATCGAGCAGTGCTCAAAATTGAGCATATCCTGAAAAATTTGGATACCCAGTGCTCCATAGTCTGTACTAGGCTCAACGAAATCAGAGACTGCATTTCCGTATACTTTGTGTTTTGCATCCAAGATGATTAGAATAGTTGATTTCAACGGATCAAAGACCGGCAAAAGCCAAAAAAGCCGTACTCCTTGATTAAGAATACGGCTTATAAAACAGTTTGCTCCAATTTTATCGGAACAAGGGTATGCTCTTTTTATTCTTATTCAAAGAGCCCATTAGTTTTCAAGATAAACGCTTAAAGAGCTCCCTTTATAATTGGTAACATAGAGTTTCCCATTGATCACTAGCAGATCGGTGGGTTTATTGATCTGGGTCGAAAGCTCTTGAAGTTTATTCCCTCCCAGATCGAAAACCAATACTCTGCTGTTTTCGAAATCGGTCAAGAATACGTATGCTTCACTTACATAGATTCCGGTAGCTGCATTTAAACCATCATCCTGTCCCATTTGCAGTAGGAAACGTCCTGATTTATCAAAGACTTGTGCCCGGTTATTATAGGCGTCAGCCACATAAATCTTGTCCCCGGTCAATTGTACATCGGTAGGATAATAAAAATCTCCTTCCTCTTTACCCTCTTGTCCAAAGCTGATATAATTGGTGCCATCCGTGGTGTATAAAATGCGATGATTGTAAAAATCAGCTATGGCTATCTCTGAACCTCGGTGGGAGACCCCGGCAGGCGCATCTAAGGAATCCTGCAATGCAAGATTTTCTTGTTTTTCGTTGCTGTATTTTACAATTTCATCATTTCCATATTGCGGAATGAGCAGGCTGTTTGCTGATCCCGAAATGTGCATAGGCCGGTCCAAACTATCGATCTCTGTCTTAATGAGTCCGGTGGAGTCCATGCGAACCACCCGATTGTGGTCACCGTCGCTTAACCAAATTCCTTTATTGGTCATTGCAATACCAATGGGATTGACACCCTCTACGATAATCTCTTGCTCAAAAGTCCAACCCTGGGTTTTCTCTTGTGGTTGGCAACTGGCCAGCAAAAGTAGTAGCGCGCTAAAATATAGAATTCGTTCTAACATAATTTCTTGATTTAAAAGGTTCCGACTTGTCGCTTCAAGCGATCAAGCCGAAACCTAGCCTTTATCTAGGGATGAAAGGCGTTATTGATTTACACGTTCATATTTGCAGCAACCGGGTAGATCTGCATATTTTTTATCGGTTGCTTGATGTGCTTTCGTATCGTGACCGGCCTTTGCGACGGTTCGCTGAATGTCGTCCATAGTGGTTTGACTGCGATCGTAAGTAACCTTCATCAACTTGGTGTTCTTATCCCAGGCTGCTTCGGTCACACCGCTCAATCCTTCTGCTGCATTGACTATACGAGCCTCGCACATTTCACAATTACCCGCTACAAAAACCTGCTGCGTTTTCACTTCACTGGTGGCCGACAATTGGGTATTGTTGGCCGATTTCTCTTCCACCTTGCCGTCGGCTCGGGTGATCTTTGCAGTGATGGGGGTATAGCCCGCTTTTTCTACTTGCTTGATCACCGCAGCCATACTCAAGGCTTTCTCGGTAGGATAATTAAAACTAAAGTCACCGGTTTCAATGTCGATCTTTACATCTCTGATTCCTCTAAATTCTTTGAACTTCTTTTCTAAGCCATAGGCGCAGAAAGGACATCCCAATCCGTCTACCTGAACCTCAAAGGCATCTCTGTCATTTTGTGCATTTGCCGTTAGACCCGTGGTAAGCATAACCAGCAGACTAACTAATAGGGTTATTGATTTCATAATTATATTCTTTTTAAATTTTTCATTAGAGCACATAGCGTGTGCCAATTAAAAGGGAGTAATTGAGTGCATTATTTTGGTTCAGCGCATTGTTTTGCATACCATCCTGAACTAGGGGGAGCTGAATGGCGACCTCCCAGGTCCAGTGTTTTCTGGCGTACTGAATGCCTTGCGCATAC includes:
- a CDS encoding heavy-metal-associated domain-containing protein encodes the protein MKSITLLVSLLVMLTTGLTANAQNDRDAFEVQVDGLGCPFCAYGLEKKFKEFRGIRDVKIDIETGDFSFNYPTEKALSMAAVIKQVEKAGYTPITAKITRADGKVEEKSANNTQLSATSEVKTQQVFVAGNCEMCEARIVNAAEGLSGVTEAAWDKNTKLMKVTYDRSQTTMDDIQRTVAKAGHDTKAHQATDKKYADLPGCCKYERVNQ
- a CDS encoding NHL repeat-containing protein, with translation MLERILYFSALLLLLASCQPQEKTQGWTFEQEIIVEGVNPIGIAMTNKGIWLSDGDHNRVVRMDSTGLIKTEIDSLDRPMHISGSANSLLIPQYGNDEIVKYSNEKQENLALQDSLDAPAGVSHRGSEIAIADFYNHRILYTTDGTNYISFGQEGKEEGDFYYPTDVQLTGDKIYVADAYNNRAQVFDKSGRFLLQMGQDDGLNAATGIYVSEAYVFLTDFENSRVLVFDLGGNKLQELSTQINKPTDLLVINGKLYVTNYKGSSLSVYLEN